The Primulina huaijiensis isolate GDHJ02 chromosome 6, ASM1229523v2, whole genome shotgun sequence genomic sequence TGCAATGAGAACAAAAGCCATCTTATTTATATAAACCATTAATTTCTTCCCAGAACCAATTACCGATGCTAAATCAGGACCAAGCCATCGTATTTACAGTCAAATAATATTAGAACAAAAATCAACAATGATTTCGGCAGTAAACTAAATAGAAGGCATGGATTAACTATAACAAGGGCTTATTAAAAGTTATTAATGATAAAGGTTGGGCTTTCCGTATAAAAATCGGGTAAAAGGACACCTTCAATAGCCTCTCGAGGAGTCTTGAACCCTAGCCCGATGCTCTTCCAGTAGCGGTTGCCTCCTTTACCGGGTACCTTGCCCTTTCCTGACTTCTTCGAGCTGCAATTTCCTCAACACTCAAACAAAGTTTTACAAAAACGTACCTAACTATGAACAACACAAATCTATAGAAAATACGTTACCAAAGGAAAACCTTGGGCTGCTTCAAAAATGCCTTCTCAGTCTGCAAAACCAATCACCGGACCGATAATTAGTAAtgcaaaataaaagaaaaaatagaagatacGAAGGAAGATAGGCAGTACGTGCTGGAAACATAGTAGTACCTGTTCCGCCATGGTTGTCTTCTGGCTGCGGAGTGCAAGAAAGAGGGCACAATGAGAGCAACAGCTGAGGAGGTGGCGAAACTGAGTAAAAGAAACCCTAATTCTTATTCTTATAAGGCAAATGCCATTGAGACCGACGAAGCCCGTCGCAGATTGGGCTCAAACAAGGCCCAAAAGATTTAATTTcgtttataaataattattgttattgtacactaaaatcatatatatattgtaatttttttcatgtctAAAATTTAAATGTCTAAAATTTAATAGATTATATTAAGATtaagggcaaaaacttgtgtgagaccgtctcacggatcgtattttgtaagacatatatcttatttgggtcatccataaaaaaatattactttctatgctaaaagtattactttttattgtgaatatcgatagggttgacccgtttcacagacaaagattcgtgagaccgtctcataagagacctactcaagaTTAAGAActtaaagatatattttttaatagaatattcgataaacaatttaaatttattagttAACTGCGatagtttgtatttttaaaatttattcttctatgataatataatttagataacaataataataagacaaaaacttgtgtgagacggtttcacgagtcgtattttgtgagacggatctcttatttgagtcatccatgtaaaagtattactttttatgctaaaatattactttttattatgaatatcgataggattaactcgtctcacagataaaatttcttgaaaccgtctcacaagagacatactctaataataatattgaaacattccacataaaaaaaaatcggaattttttttaatgtgaaGCAGGAATATAAAgcttactttaaaaaaatagaaattagaGGGTgagatgatttatatatttatcctttttataataataattattatgataataacaatgaTTATGAAGGTAATGaggattaaattaaaagaatgTAATTAGGATAGCGGTTGTTGAATCGagatttttaacataacatcaATGTACCGACCTGCGTCAAGtgcttgtacaatattttttcaaatatgaataatattataatcATACAAATTTATGAAAAGTCATATTGcaatttaaaatgataaaatgaaaacaaaaaacacataaaaaaacaaaaaaacacagACTAAAACAACAAATTTGTCTCTAACATTCAGAttcttaataatattaattaataattcgaACGAGGATGAAGTAACGCTCATCCTTGTTGATGTCACAAGAGTCAATAaactaataaaataaagaatattatattattattattattattataaaaaaaatccccAGGTCGGGTACCAAAGAATCCACGGATAAAAATAATAAGGGAGAAGAATTCAAGGCCATCTTTCCATGTGAATTATAAAGAACAAGCAATAGCTATGAGCCAACTGCCAAAGGGTTGGCCTTCATATGCAAAACTAGTCATACAACATCCATCATCTCTCTTCATCAAAGTGCACCCACTGGACGTTATGTTCACTCCCTCTGTATCATATCATTACAAAACATTCATCATACAAGTTGTTAGTGTTAGCAAACAAGTGCATCGGCGTGAATCAATCATACCTTTTGTCGTTTTGATTTTTGTGCTAATTCGGGGGGGCAGGTGCGCTCATGGCTGGAAGAAACCTCCTCATCCTGGTTTGCATCAGTCTGCAAGTGCCACACGAATTAAAACAACAATCTCGGTAAGAAAACAACGAGGCATTGAGATTGTCTCGACTTTAGGCTctaggaaggatttaaaattaaattcccTTGGAGTGGATATGTCTGTCACCTGTGTTTGAACAGAAGAAATTCCAATGTTCTCAGTAATCATGGGCATTAACTGACGAAGTATATTAGATAATTGTATTCCTTCTTCGCTCACGGTTGGTggtgctgctgctgctgctgattcAACATCCTGCCTTCTTAATTCACTAGGATCTGGAATCAAACCTGAACTCGGGGGATTGGCATTCTCCCCGGGAAATATTGTCCTCAGCAGCTGCTCAAGTCCACCCTGGATCTGAGTAGAGAATTCTTGACCAACAATCACTTCTGCAGCTGAATTGCTAATGCCTGAAAGTTGTGCTAAAGTAAATAACCCAACTATacataaatcattaaattcaCAGGTAAAATTACCTCTCATAAAATCATAGTTTTAGATGGTTTATATTGATTTATTGACATGATTAAAACAATCCATAAACAGACAACCTCACAGCAATAACCagtgaattaaaaataattacagGCTTACCACTACCCCCAGTCACTCCATCATTTCCCTGTTGTGGAGCAGAAACAGATATAGGTTGTTGGGTGTTGCCTACAGGAGCGTGATCTGGATCCAATGCTTGGGAAGCTATTGCACCATTTGGATTTCCTGTAGTTACTTGCTGAACTCTTGCCAAGACTGGATACAATATTCCTATTGAACTATGAGATGAATCAGCACCACGCCCAACAGCTGCAGGAACCGCAGCCACTACAGTTCTAACAGGAATTGCCCGCAATTGGGGCTCCCTGTTACTTGAATTTGAATCAAATCCCGCAGGCTCTTGTGGACCAGAATTTACACTATTCGAAGACACTGGAGCACCTTGCCCATGAGGCTGCGACCCAGTTGTATCTCTTCGAGGAAATACTGAACctgattttaaaacaataaataaatatgtgaagCAATTCAAATTAAGCTTTTCCAGAAGTTGCCAAGAAAAACTCCATTGAACTGGAATTTCTACAGCACCTGTTCGTATTCTGATGTCAATATTTCGAGGGAGAGATCCAGAACCACCAGAGCCTGCAGCTAATCCAGAGCCCTGTTGAGCAGTACCAACTGGAACTGAACCAAAACTTCCTCCTGGTTGGAAGGGCTGGGGCTGTAGTTGGTAAATAAAGGAGAGGGTGAACAAATCTTATAGCACAAACAATGGGAGGAACACTTGTTCAACCAAATACCACCTGAACCATGATAGGATTGGGCCCCGTTGAGGATACAAAAACAGAGGGCCCAGAATTCACCATTGCATCAGCCTGAGGATGGAATGAATAATCCTCGTTAGATGGAGGGCAACTTTTAGACTAATAACTTTTTATGAAGCTACCTCTATAAGCTAAAACAGACACTATGATACCACAAAACGTAAATGTTCAATCTATCCAGGTAGTAGATAAACATACAGGTGTTTGACCCATCCTCAGAGTCATTATTGCCCTGCCAAGCTCAAGCAATAAAGACCCTAAATTTTGGAAAAGAGCTCCTGATCTTATAGCATTAGATTGAATTCTTGACCGCTCTAATGGATCAGTAACATTTGTGTGACACTGCAGTTGTCCAGCAAGTTGCTGCAGTTGAAGACAGAGTTATAGAAGCACAAATCTCTAACCACGACAAGTGTTATGTTTGTCATATTTGATGATCACTGGAGAACCCTTCTTTGATTTATATCTATCAATTCACAGTTACCAGGTTTCTCATACCGATAAGCATTCAGTGGCTTGGCCAACAAGCAGTTGTCTGGTAGATGTTATCACCTCTGCCAAGGACTCTGGTGTCAGAAGCCCTCTGGTCTCGTTAGAACGTATAGTAGTGTCTAATTCATGTCCATCACGCTCAGAAAAACAAGTATTTCCAAAATTTGTGATCTGTCCACCGGCTGGAAAGTCAAAAACTCAAACACTTGAAGATGAGAAAAGTTGATTGAACAAAATGGAAGAAATACAAGTTTCAATCGAGTAGAGTTCCACACCATTGGCAGTAAATTCCTGCCGCAAATGACTTAAGTACTGTAACAAAGTAGTCAATGAATCTGGTATTATCTGCAAGAAACATGGTCATTTTCTTCAAAGATTAATACAGGGAGAGGAGTAATTAGACATTCATTTATGAAAAACACAACACAATATTGATTTGTTTGTTTGAAGTATCAACATTTGAACTGTGTGCGATAAGAACTGATTAAATATGAGTGCTACCGGTGGCTGCATAGCTTCCAATGGAACAGATGCAGCACCTAATTGGTCAGACAGCATTGTTCTAGAATTTCTAAGACCACCATGACTGGGCACAGTCGAAAGCCGTTCCGAAGGCAGTAGCTGTCCAAGAGAgacatgaaaaaataatcaaaatcgaGTGTTCTCTCAGAAGAACACTCAAATAAAGATGGCATTGAATCAAAACTAGCATAGCTCAGAAAAGAGTGCTAATTGTCAAGCATTCACACTCACATTAAGATCAATTCCTTCGCCACCATTTCCAGACCTTGGGATTCCAAACGAACTCAGAACAGCTGAGACAATCTATAAAGCACCCCACCAgaaacatatatgtatattagaGAATTGTAGTTCATATAATCTAGTGAATATTCATATATTTACCCGATTGAGATCAGGAAATGCTCCATCTCCCTGCTCTGATAAGTTGAAGGTTCCAACAACCATACCAGAACCTTCTTGATTGCCGGGATTAAGCCCCGTTCCTATCGTTGGATCAGTTGctggagagagagagagaagctTGATAATCACAAACAGAATGAAAAACTGAACTTAAAGAAGACCAATAGCAGTAAACATCAATGTGTCACTAGAAATTCGCCTCAATAAGGGCTCATGAAGCCAAATAAAATTGTTTGCACAATAGTACTGAGACAAACGGAGTAGGTTATCAGGTTGAACTCACAACGTTCTCAATAGAGACGCTGTTTGATCATTGGTTCCGATTAGTGCATAAAACTAAGGTGGTGTTTGAAGCAGCTTGCTTCACAATGACTATTGATTTGATTAGAATAAGCTTAAAGCTACATGGTTGTTACAGATTTTATCAAGGAATAGAAAGGTTCTCTAATTATTTTAGCCACACTCAGTAATCAAGGTCATACTGCGTTTCTGCTTTGTTAGATCATGCATCCATGACTACAAAATCAATTCATAATGCTCACCGGTATGCTTAAACAACATTACTCTAATCTAAAAACTGAATAAAagcaaattcaaataaatacaaCTGATTATCTTAATAACAATATTCTCAACAATTCCCAATAATCATAATTTAGTCATGCTAACCAACAATAATCAAATCCTGCAAGAGACAAGGGCTTTCACATCTTGTTCCAAGAATTATGATGattgaaaattgaaataatgAAACACCTTTATCATGTTTCCAGAATGTGATGTCCCCACTTCCCAAGCAAATGCACCATTGTGTTCACACTAACTAAACTGATCGTGTAAAATCCATAATTCTAGGGGGGACAAGGATTGTTTGCAAGCACAATACATGAAGCAATTTTTTACCTCAAAGTGAGGAATTTGTACGACCTATGCGATGATTGATCTATTGGATAAAATGTATGCTAAACCAAACCTGGAAGATCAAATGAACTCTCCGGAGATGGAGTAACTGGTTGTCTCACTACCAGGTGCAGGGTGTGACCATCTTCTACATCTACAGATTCATGCATCAAGGAACTCAAGCAAAAGTAGAACGATAAAGAAAGAACCCTCTCAGATTCTCACTCAAGTATAAACGAATATGATAAACACATCTTCATAGAATAATTACAAAACATGCAATTCAAGTACTACAAACTTGTGGAGATATTTCTTCATTCCAACagctcaattattttttttagtatcaATTATCCTCGTACCAAGAACATTGTCCTTGAACTAATATATTGGAAAGATAATATAACTTCTAATttgtttgaaataaaaatcacatttaCAACCCATTGATTGGACCATGGATAAACAGATTGAACCAACGTTTGCCTGAATATGAAACGTATTgacccgaattcttattttgaatgaaatacTAATTAAGAGATGATTaaggagttgttaattaagtattatcgAGGAATTGATAATTCGGATTCAACCTGTTGAGATCCACCGAATTTAAAATGGACCACCCAATCTATTTCAGATTACATTATCCcgagaaatccaactagacGAATGAGATTATAACACGTGACAGAAAAGATTAATTTCGGATCTTCTGACTAGTCCGGATGcaacctataaatagaagttgATTTCATTTGTTTCTTATACCGTTTTCCCTTAATTGCTCTCTCTCAAGTTCTAGCCATATAGCTTAGGTTTTCTACCTAGTTTCTAGAGCAGTTTAATGTCGGGAAGTTTCGAAGCTAGTTTCGACTCGAGGAGGGATCGGTGAATCGAGACATGCAGACCGGGACATCATCAACGGGCTGACAACATACACAAGTATAATCCTGAAGCCTTAAATAGTGATTAAAGATCATTAGAAAGAACTTTGAatcatgtttggtaattcaagATCTGGCctgatagtgatttcattatGTTGGTATTGTTAGGTTCGGATGAGTAAACTTTCTGTCAGATTATTTTAGTGAGGTACATGATGTACTGAccgagatatccaagcgtagtacaCACACTTATATGATGCATATTTATCCGTTGCATGATACATGGTTTAATGcgttggcatattatgcatgtcaTATCATGTTGgccctgatatcttttgagatatacctcgtttgttggggccacTGAGCCATGTTCCGTATTGTGGACGGgtgggcatcgagagctacggTGTCTGACGGGACCCGCGCTCTGATGGTGAGTGTGGAGCCAGAACttgcctagggcagatcagagactataCACTTCGACGCTTTTAGACTGAACATttgattcttgacttgatccttgatactCGAGCATTTTGCATTTCTCATGCATCGTATCAGTTTGTATCCttgtacattctcgtattgggcgattatCGCTCACGTCTTTGTTTTCATCTTGAGCACCCTATTTCAcagggcaggtcttaggttaaACAGTTCGGACGGCCAAGACAGTGgttagagcagttgggttttcggtggtgatttAGTGGAGGTTTTATTTGGTTTCTCGTATTTTCGTGCAggattatgttttcgatatgattgtattaatgtttaatgtttaagactgatattattgttctgttttcgtttgggttgtaagatgattaagttatttggtttccgctgtttaattgttgctATCAAGTTTAAATTTTGCGTGCTTATTATTCTGTTTAgcagtggctcgggtaagggcgctacatgAAATCAGTTTGATCCTTGCTCCAGGTCAATTAATAAGATTATGATAAAATCTTAATAGCAATGCGGTTTCCAATAAAAGTTTACAAgagaaactaatattgtttgTATATTATGCAAACAATTTAGTCTCGCTTTCTTTCAAGCATGTGCTATGTGGATTAAGGTAATATGTTATTCCTTCAAATGATGATATTAGAGAACACAATGTTCGCTAAAGTGTCAAAATTTCCTCTTGTAGTCAAGGCTCGCATGGTTCTATATAATAAAAGAAATGCAAtagaaaatatatcagtttAAACAACAAATATTTCCAATAAATGTTTATCTAAACTAAATTTCATCTATTAAGTTGAAAAAAATGCTCAATTTTAGAGTGTAACTCATACAGATATTCCCAAATGAATGTGAAATACAGTAAATATTAAGCTTAATAGTATTCACATTCTATAagcaaaacaaatatttacataAGTTATTTTCTTAGAACCTGAGTAGGAATCCATACTCTTTCAAAGGACTTTCCTGTTGAGTCCCTTGAAATGAATCATCATTCCCAAATGTTTACACCTATGACGTATCTCATAGAGTCAAAGACTCAACTAAGCCATAGCAATCTCACAATGTAACAGCAAACAACAATTCTCTCATCTTTCTTTGCTTGGGAGAGAATAATTCATGTAGATTTTTCATTGCCTCATACACTGAAGacaaataaacaaacaatagAAAAAGATCAACAATCGAAAGGAAAAAGAGCCCTTCCTACAACTCAAAGCAAAGACACACAAATCAAAACTTCAAAGGATACGGTACGCAGAGAGTAGCTGATCGTCCTTTAAAACTTTTCCACGGCATATAAGGCGTTGTTGCTCAGACAGAACACCAGTTAAAGAAGCGATGTGTTCCTTAAGTTCAGGAACAGGAACCTGCAACCAGTGTACAAATTAAGAAACTAAgaataatttgaaatcaatatGTACAACCATATTCTCAATTTCTAGTCACTGACAACATGCCTAAGTATCATCGCAGTGACCCTACTTAGGAGGATCATCGGTTTGAATTGATTTCATGGTTTCGATCAGTTTTAAAATCAGCGAAACCGACTttgtaaattcaaaaaatatataataggctttaattaaaacataatttattaCAATTTTTCAATTATAGAAATTTAATTTGTCATAACTGGTTTTGCTTCATTCTCAAATCtaattaatgtttttatttactattttttaagataaatatattaatataggTGATACCGGATGATTGTGGAGTTTCTTTTGAAACTAACATAATTCATTTTGaggatttatattttttattctaaatttatAATGTCATCGTCACATAATATATTGTTAAATACTTTAATATCTATGtaaatattgatatttgtttGTCTATAATAGctagtttataaaatttaaattaagtttaaaataattaaaatatttcacatggaaaaaaatataaatttaaaatcaatcatCCAAACCTAACTCaactgaaaatttagatttggTTTGGTATAGATTTTAACTATTAATGGTTTGGTTTCATTAACTAAAATTGTTGCACTTGGTTTGGTTCGAGTTTTTATCAAAACCGAACAGAACCGAATTTCTCACCCCTAGCCCTACTAATGCATATCAATGCATGAGCCTCGCTACAATATATCCGGCGAACAGCTTaagatataaaattaaatagaaaTAACTTGTGCCTTCATATCCCACCACAGATTCCTAGTCTTCACAGAAACAGTAAAAACCATTTTCATCCAGGTCCCAACCGCCTAAGTTGCAATACTTGCTGAAATTCAAAAATCATAACGCACCACTCTATTTTCTTAGACCATGAACGCACTACAAActctaaattttatttcaataacACACAGATTGCTTGCCGTTCGCCCCACAAGATAAAGTACCCAACCATCCCTTTAAATAATTAACTTGAAAATCTCGGAGAAAATTATCCACATCACTATAATATGGGATAGTGCCATAAGAAACCAACGAAGTTTATAActattaaaatgataaatgcaATTTTAGTAGAGCAATAAGAAGAAATATGGTAACTCAAAACAGCTTTAGGATAATATATGTGTGGGGGCACACATAAAACACGTGGGTGAATAAAGGAAAAGAGTAAAAGACGGACATAGGTTCAGGTGCACAAGCATACAAAATTGAATAACAAAAGATCTGAGCAAGAGGGAAATATAGATTACGCATTTATCCACTCGCAAAGTGAAAGTTTGAGAATCCAAAGTCTTGATCTTAATTTCAACGGTAGTTTCAGAACACCCAGCCACGTCATTATGGGATCTATCTGTGCGCTCAACGCTCTTGCTTCCCATCAATTGAAGAGATGACAGCCTGAAATCAGCTACGTTTAGATGTCTTGATAAAAAGATTTGAACGCAACAAATGGAAAAGTTGAAactataaaaaatttaactcaAGCCACCCCCGACAATAGAACCAAAAAAGTAGCAAGGAAAAAGTGAATCGCGCATATTTACgtaatacaaaaattttacaTGTTTCATAAAGGCGGGAAATACTCGATAAACATTTGGCAGCAAAACATGATGTTCCTTAACCCCCTATGTTTACAATGATAGGAAATTCCAGTCTTCATCTGACTCATTTCAAATCAACCAAGAAAAAATGAATTCCCTGATCGCTTAATATGCTGAACTGCCCTTCCTGGACATACTGTGAACTGATCCAATCATCCCACCACACAATTTGAATACCACATAAATTCAATTATTAATGACAGTTATATTTTCGAAATCATTTTCACAAGAATCGTGTTTTAGGTTGTCAACCTTTATCTCTATTTCTCTAGGGTTCAAGTGAACATAACTTAACACCAGAATGACCATATCTCTGAATTGCAACGCTGTATAACTAATGGAATGAATACCCTTTAGTCTAAAGGATAAAATGCTGCGGCTTTATATAGAAAACACCCACCCGTCAGTATCCAAACACCCAAAATAACCATGATGCTTTCTCTTTTCTCCCGACATAAAAACACTCAACTGGACGAAGTTCCATCCGTTTTCATTCATAAACAACCATACCTCAAATCTCGCAGCAgtaaacaaagaaaaataaaaaaataaaatatggattcttgaataattaattattctCCCTAACAAAATCTGATCAACAAATTAAACTACTCTAAATAGAAACTCAGAAAGCCAATATCCGAGCTTTTTGACAACCCATTACAGAAGTGGGGTAAAATAGCAATAAACTGCCATAACCCGAGAAAAACAGTCCACGAAACAACACAGAGACACACAtgaaaagataaaagaaaattactaaaaaaatttttaaaaaaaattacaaacaaaCCCAGTGAAGCACGATCTTCTATATAGTTGGCCgttgatttaaaataatcacAGGCCAACAGAGCAGTGGTGGAGCTGAGGAGGATGAGCAGAGACTGGAGAGTAGGtatttaaatttatcattttttttttggattacaGATTTTGCTAAATTAGATGAGAAAAAATAAAGGCCTGTTTGGTTGGTAAACCCAAAGTGAGGTCAATGAAAAGCCAAGAACCCGTTGGCCGCCATtcttagttatttatttttaaggtAAAACTCAAATATCTGAACTTGGTCGGACTAGTCTTGGGATGATAGTCTTCCTCGTGGTTAGTCTCTGATCCAAATTTAGATGCGGTTACATGATACGAAATCTTGGTTGAAGTTATTCGAATCATGAATTTAAACGATCGaagtcaaataaaataatgtttttataaattttggatCGTATTTAgaatatcaataataatgtcaacGACATTACTTAAATTAACACCGACATCAATAACGATGAATGATACACGTCAAGATTTTTCcaagaggaaagaaaataattttcattttct encodes the following:
- the LOC140979805 gene encoding ubiquitin-like domain-containing protein CIP73 isoform X1 — its product is MGSKSVERTDRSHNDVAGCSETTVEIKIKTLDSQTFTLRVDKCVPVPELKEHIASLTGVLSEQQRLICRGKVLKDDQLLSAYHVEDGHTLHLVVRQPVTPSPESSFDLPATDPTIGTGLNPGNQEGSGMVVGTFNLSEQGDGAFPDLNRIVSAVLSSFGIPRSGNGGEGIDLNLLPSERLSTVPSHGGLRNSRTMLSDQLGAASVPLEAMQPPIIPDSLTTLLQYLSHLRQEFTANAGGQITNFGNTCFSERDGHELDTTIRSNETRGLLTPESLAEVITSTRQLLVGQATECLSQLAGQLQCHTNVTDPLERSRIQSNAIRSGALFQNLGSLLLELGRAIMTLRMGQTPADAMVNSGPSVFVSSTGPNPIMVQPQPFQPGGSFGSVPVGTAQQGSGLAAGSGGSGSLPRNIDIRIRTGSVFPRRDTTGSQPHGQGAPVSSNSVNSGPQEPAGFDSNSSNREPQLRAIPVRTVVAAVPAAVGRGADSSHSSIGILYPVLARVQQVTTGNPNGAIASQALDPDHAPVGNTQQPISVSAPQQGNDGVTGGSGISNSAAEVIVGQEFSTQIQGGLEQLLRTIFPGENANPPSSGLIPDPSELRRQDVESAAAAAPPTVSEEGIQLSNILRQLMPMITENIGISSVQTQTDANQDEEVSSSHERTCPPELAQKSKRQKRE
- the LOC140979805 gene encoding ubiquitin-like domain-containing protein CIP73 isoform X2, with product MVVGTFNLSEQGDGAFPDLNRIVSAVLSSFGIPRSGNGGEGIDLNLLPSERLSTVPSHGGLRNSRTMLSDQLGAASVPLEAMQPPIIPDSLTTLLQYLSHLRQEFTANAGGQITNFGNTCFSERDGHELDTTIRSNETRGLLTPESLAEVITSTRQLLVGQATECLSQLAGQLQCHTNVTDPLERSRIQSNAIRSGALFQNLGSLLLELGRAIMTLRMGQTPADAMVNSGPSVFVSSTGPNPIMVQPQPFQPGGSFGSVPVGTAQQGSGLAAGSGGSGSLPRNIDIRIRTGSVFPRRDTTGSQPHGQGAPVSSNSVNSGPQEPAGFDSNSSNREPQLRAIPVRTVVAAVPAAVGRGADSSHSSIGILYPVLARVQQVTTGNPNGAIASQALDPDHAPVGNTQQPISVSAPQQGNDGVTGGSGISNSAAEVIVGQEFSTQIQGGLEQLLRTIFPGENANPPSSGLIPDPSELRRQDVESAAAAAPPTVSEEGIQLSNILRQLMPMITENIGISSVQTQTDANQDEEVSSSHERTCPPELAQKSKRQKRE